In Paenibacillus stellifer, the DNA window TGTCTGCTTGCCGCGTTTCATCATGATCTCGATCGGCATGCAGCCTTCAAAGTATATTTCCTTCTCAAAGTCTTTTAGCGTCGCTGTCTCCGCATTGACCAGTGCATCGTAAAACACATCAAACTCTTCTTCACTCATCGGACAATTCAGATAAGCGGCTTCGCCCTTGTCGTATCTGGAAGCCAGATAGACTTTGCTCATATCGATGGAGTCCTTCTCCACGATTGGCGCCGCCGCATCGTAGAAGTAGAAATACTCCTCGCCAAGAAGTTCCTTGATTTCCGCGGACAGCGAAGGGGAAGTTAAAGGTCCTGTGGCGATGACGACAATCCCTTCATCCGGTATATGCTGGAGTTCTTCATTTATAACTTCGACGAGCGGATGACTATGAAGCCGCTCAGTGATTTCGCCAGAGAAGCCGTCACGGTCAACAGCAAGCGCACCCCCTGCTGGGACAGCATGCTTATCTGCCGAACCCAGCACCAGAGAGCCAAGGCGTCTCATTTCTTCCTTGAGAACGCCGACCGCGTTCCCGAGGCCATTAGCACGCAGCGAGTTGCTGCATACGAGCTCGGCGAATTTATCTGTGTGATGGGCCGGCGTCTTCACAACCGGTCTCATCTCATACAGCCGTACCGGCACTCCACGCGAAGCGATTTGCCAGGCTGCCTCGCTGCCGGCCAATCCTGCTCCAATGACGGTGACCGGCTTAACCGGGCCGGATGTATCCTGCAATATTTCTGTCAACTTGATACGACCTCCGTAACTCTTGATGATTAACAGGCCGCGGCTTCAGTTACTCCGCCGCTTCTTCCTCATTCTCTTCCAGCACTTCGCTGTGGTCACAGGATGTGCACTGAAGCTTCACGCCCTGCTTATTCCGTTTCTCGATCATCCAGGAGCCGCATTCCGGACAAGGTTTCGCGGACGGCTTATCCCATGAGACGAAATCGCACTCGGGATAATGGTCGCATCCGTAGAAGACGCGGCCCTTCTTGCTCCGGCGCTCCACAACCTTGCCTTCATGGCATTTCGGACATTCCACACCGATATCCTTGATGATCGGCTTGGTGTTCCGGCACTCCGGAAAGCCCGAGCAGGCCAGGAACTTGCCAAAACGGCCTAGCTTATATACCATCGGCTTGCCGCATTTCTCGCAAATCTCGTCAGAGACCTCATCGACAATCTCGATCTCTTTCATTTCTTCTTCGGCGACTTCCAGACGCTTCTCGAAGGATTCGTAGAATTCGCCCAGTACCTTAACCCAATCTTCGACGCCTTCCTCCACGTGGTCGAGATCACCTTCCATATGGGCTGTAAACTCGACATCCAGAATTTCCGGGAAGAACTGCTCCATCTGCTCGATAATGAGCTCTCCGAGCTCCGTCGGCATGAACTTCTTCTCTTCGATCGCGACATAGCCGCGTTTCTGGATTGTCTCCAGAGTCGGAGCGTACGTACTAGGACGACCGATTCCCAGTTCCTCCAGCGTCTTCACGAGCCGT includes these proteins:
- the trmFO gene encoding FADH(2)-oxidizing methylenetetrahydrofolate--tRNA-(uracil(54)-C(5))-methyltransferase TrmFO, whose translation is MLQDTSGPVKPVTVIGAGLAGSEAAWQIASRGVPVRLYEMRPVVKTPAHHTDKFAELVCSNSLRANGLGNAVGVLKEEMRRLGSLVLGSADKHAVPAGGALAVDRDGFSGEITERLHSHPLVEVINEELQHIPDEGIVVIATGPLTSPSLSAEIKELLGEEYFYFYDAAAPIVEKDSIDMSKVYLASRYDKGEAAYLNCPMSEEEFDVFYDALVNAETATLKDFEKEIYFEGCMPIEIMMKRGKQTALFGPMKPVGLLNPHTGKLPFAVVQLRQDNAAGTLYNLVGFQTHLKWGEQKRVFSLIPGLENAEYVRYGVMHRNTFINSPKVLHPTYQLKERGRLFFAGQMTGVEGYVESAASGLIAGINATRAALGEELLVFPEDTVLGSMPAYITSADPEHFQPMNANFGLLPKPERRIRNKKEKNEMLAHRALDSLAEFAGKTGLPHNVNEDIGQNS